From a single Brassica oleracea var. oleracea cultivar TO1000 chromosome C5, BOL, whole genome shotgun sequence genomic region:
- the LOC106295315 gene encoding syntaxin-related protein KNOLLE — protein sequence MNDLMTKSFTSYVDLKKSAMKDLESGPPDSDLEMANNNNTDSNLSSFLEEAEKVRSEISLITETLSRISQYNDESKSAHKADSVKSLRNKISNEIVSGLRKAKSIKATLEEMDRANREIKRLSGTPVFRSRVAVTNGLRKKLKEVMMEFQGLRQRMMSEYKETVERRYFTVTGERPDEEMIEKIVSDGGEEFLARAVQEHGRGKVLETVVEIQDRYDAAKEIEKSLLELHQVFLDMAVMVEAQGEQMDEIEHHVMNASHYVKDGAKELNTAKKHQRSSRKWMCIGIIVLLLIILVVIIPIITSFTSS from the exons ATGAACGACCTAATGACCAAATCGTTCACAAGCTACGTCGACCTAAAAAAATCAGCGATGAAGGATCTAGAATCCGGACCACCAGACTCCGACCTCGAGATGGCGAACAACAACAACACAGACTCAAATCTCTCCTCGTTCCTAGAAGAAGCCGAGAAAGTGAGATCAGAGATCTCTCTGATCACCGAAACGCTCTCTCGCATCTCGCAGTACAACGACGAGAGCAAATCCGCGCACAAGGCGGACTCCGTGAAGTCTCTCCGCAACAAGATCTCCAACGAGATCGTCTCCGGTTTACGAAAAGCGAAATCGATCAAGGCCACGCTGGAGGAGATGGATCGAGCGAACCGAGAGATCAAACGGTTATCGGGAACTCCGGTTTTCAGAAGCAGAGTGGCGGTTACTAACGGTTTGAGGAAGAAGCTGAAAGAAGTGATGATGGAGTTTCAGGGGCTGAGGCAGAGGATGATGAGCGAGTACAAGGAGACCGTTGAGAGACGGTACTTTACGGTTACTGGCGAGAGACCAGACGAAGAGATGATCGAGAAGATTGTTAGCGACGGAGGTGAAGAGTTTCTCGCACGTGCGGTTCAGGAGCACGGGAGAGGAAAGGTCTTGGAGACTGTGGTTGAGATTCAAGACAG GTATGATGCGGCGAAGGAGATAGAGAAGAGTTTGTTAGAGCTACACCAAGTGTTTCTAGATATGGCTGTGATGGTCGAAGCGCAAGGCGAGCAGATGGATGAGATCGAGCATCACGTGATGAACGCGAGCCATTACGTTAAAGATGGTGCTAAGGAGTTGAATACCGCAAAGAAGCATCAGAGAAGCAGTAGGAAATGGATGTGCATTGGTATCATTGTGCTGCTCTTGATCATTCTTGTTGTTATCATCCCCATCATTACCAGTTTCACCTCATCTTGA
- the LOC106295774 gene encoding thioredoxin-like 1-1, chloroplastic: protein MAEVISKTSLFFRGACVNHHHHADDFSVSPVSFGLKKSFSSLKQKPLRSDFSGKQILQTFNRSFRSSSVTAQSTLRIGTAQKWWEKGLQENVREISSAQELVDSLADAGDKLVVVDFFSPGCGGCKALHPKMCQLAEQSPDVQFLQVNYEEHKSMCYSLGVHVLPFFRFYRGAQGRVCSFSCTNATIKKFRDALAKHSPDRCSLGPTKGLEEKELVALAANKELNFSYTPKVVPVEKEAAIPTSNPALPVPHPSMSGSEEKTLVSAGR from the exons ATGGCGGAGGTAATCAGCAAAACGAGTTTGTTCTTCCGAGGAGCTTGCGTGAATCACCACCACCACGCAGATGACTTCTCCGTCTCGCCGGTGAGTTTCGGTCTCAAAAAGAGTTTCTCTTCTCTCAAGCAGAAGCCTCTTAGAAGCGACTTCTCTGGAAAACAGATCCTACAGACCTTCAACAGGAGCTTCCGATCATCATCCGTCACCGCTCAG TCAACGCTGAGGATTGGGACAGCTCAGAAGTGGTGGGAGAAAGGTCTGCAAGAGAACGTGAGAGAGATCTCTTCGGCGCAAGAGCTCGTCGACTCTCTCGCCGACGCTGGCGATAAGCTCGTCGTGGTTGACTTCTTCTCTCCTGGCTGCGGCGGATGCAAGGCTCTGCATCCTAAGATGTGCCAGCTGGCGGAGCAGAGCCCTGATGTGCAGTTTCTTCAGGTGAACTACGAGGAGCACAAGTCCATGTGTTATAGCCTCGGTGTCCACGTCCTCCCGTTTTTTCGGTTCTACCGTGGCGCTCAGGGTCGTGTCTGTAGCTTTAGCTGTACTAATGCTACG ATAAAGAAATTTAGAGACGCGTTGGCGAAGCATAGTCCGGATAGGTGCAGCCTTGGACCAACCAAGGGGCTTGAAGAGAAAGAGCTTGTGGCACTTGCAGCCAATAAAGAACTCAACTTTAGTTACACGCCCAAGGTTGTACCTGTTGAGAAAGAAGCAGCTATTCCCACTTCCAACCCGGCACTCCCTGTTCCTCATCCATCGATGAGCGGTAGTGAGGAGAAGACATTGGTCTCCGCAGGGAGGTGA
- the LOC106295775 gene encoding uncharacterized protein LOC106295775 isoform X2 — MAKYNEIAKKKREAKADRKRAIHGDPLTNKLKSRAPVVSVSGKRQKKLLRKWRREQKEMVEKGLVTMEDVEMASADGASEEESKKPPRKFSVKKTLKLNKLKNKGKKNKSQKAVGQVSADQMLE, encoded by the exons ATGGCAAAATACAACGAGATAGCGAAGAAGAAGAGGGAGGCGAAAGCTGATAGAAAGCGAGCCATCCACGGAGATCCACTCACCAACAAACTGAAGAGCAGAGCTCCGGTTGTCTCCGTCTCCGGAAAACGTCAGAAGAAACTCCTCCGCAAATGGCGCCGA GAGCAGAAAGAGATGGTGGAGAAGGGTCTTGTAACTATGGAGGATGTGGAGATGGCTTCTGCTGATG GTGCATCAGAAGAAGAATCCAAGAAACCCCCGAGAAAGTTTAGCGTGAAGAAGACCTTGAAGCTAAATAAACTAAAGAATAAAG GCAAGAAGAATAAAAGCCAGAAAGCCGTTGGCCAAGTATCTGCCGATCAGATGCTGGAATGA
- the LOC106295775 gene encoding uncharacterized protein LOC106295775 isoform X1, producing MAKYNEIAKKKREAKADRKRAIHGDPLTNKLKSRAPVVSVSGKRQKKLLRKWRREQKEMVEKGLVTMEDVEMASADGASEEESKKPPRKFSVKKTLKLNKLKNKAGKKNKSQKAVGQVSADQMLE from the exons ATGGCAAAATACAACGAGATAGCGAAGAAGAAGAGGGAGGCGAAAGCTGATAGAAAGCGAGCCATCCACGGAGATCCACTCACCAACAAACTGAAGAGCAGAGCTCCGGTTGTCTCCGTCTCCGGAAAACGTCAGAAGAAACTCCTCCGCAAATGGCGCCGA GAGCAGAAAGAGATGGTGGAGAAGGGTCTTGTAACTATGGAGGATGTGGAGATGGCTTCTGCTGATG GTGCATCAGAAGAAGAATCCAAGAAACCCCCGAGAAAGTTTAGCGTGAAGAAGACCTTGAAGCTAAATAAACTAAAGAATAAAG CAGGCAAGAAGAATAAAAGCCAGAAAGCCGTTGGCCAAGTATCTGCCGATCAGATGCTGGAATGA